DNA sequence from the Cryptococcus decagattii chromosome 5, complete sequence genome:
TGGGGCAAACCTAAGGTAGCAAAGCCGGTATTGTGCAATAACGGCGAGACGGAGTGGGCAATGGGACTGCCGAAAAGCACAAACTTCTTGGCCGGGAGGAAACCGATAAGAGCACGAGCTTGGAGAATTTCGCGCGCAGTGAGTTGACCAGGAGCGGCTCGAGAAGGAAGGGCAGCATGAGTGATAGGAGTAAGGATTGGGTTTAAAACTCTCGAAAGTTGTCCCGCGGCACCCATGTTGATAGCCAACAAAGGCTTGGCTCCAGGACGGCTTCGAACTTCACCAACAAAAAGTGCAAGTTTGGCGTTATCCAACCCTGACTTGGCCGTGCCGACGATCTTCGCGACATCACCATACTTCTCACATAAAACATGTTTGgccttcatctcctcaCCATCCCATGCCATGTCGCCTGTCCAGTCGTGCCAAGAAGCAATGATGTGTGTTTCACGCTTCAATCGGACAATACTGTCAAGGACCTGTACCGGCCAGCAGACTTCAAGATCAACGTACTCGCAAGCGGAACGCAAACCGAGACGAACCAAAGCCCCATAGGCTTCAGCATTGTCGGAAGGAACCATACCTCCTTGATCCTTGGACCTCACAGAGAAAACGATCGGCAATGTGGTCGCAAGACGAAGGCTGGCAAGTTGCTTCGCCACAAAAGAAATaggaggaagagctggaCCCGTAGGTGCTTGACCGGTAATACTAAGAAGATCGACTCGGAACTCAACTGCATCAGCTCCCTCTGTAAGCTCGCCGAGGTGAACCAAAGCAGGAGTAATGTCGGGGAAAGTCAATGACAAGAAAGATGTAGGATTTTCGACGCTCAAACGTGGGCGATTAGACTCTCGTCCAGTGATAAACTTGAAGAACCTTCCACATTCCGCTCGCATCGCCTTGGTGTGCTCCTCCTGCGACTGACAGCCGACTGCTTCAAGGACATTGTAGAATTCGTGGCTGGAGCAAGCCTGGTACCAAGGCTCCCTCCTCTTGAAAACGTCTGCAAAGGTCTCACCCCAATTCGGTCTAACAGCGGTGCTTCCGATGGAGTCAAGATAGGCCTCGATGTCCTCCAATGCCCTGGTAACGTGAACGACATGACCACCTTTAGCCACATGTGCCGCCAAAATCTCCCTTGCGGTTTCAGTTTCCACTATCCCACCACCAAGAGCGATAATGTGGTTAACCCTGTGCTCCTCAACGAACTTGCTCAGGATCTCtgtctccttcttcctaAACTCGTCCCAACCGTTGGCAGCGACAAATTCAGATACAGATTGGCGGGTCTCCTGAGCGAAAACATCATCGGCGTCAGTGAATTGGCCAGAGAGAATGTCGGCGGCCATTCGACCGACGTAGGTCTTGCCAGCACCACGCATGCCAATAAGGAAGATTGGTCCATCGGACTGGGATTGGTCGATGGCAGCAGTATGCTTggcagaggtggaggcCTGGTTGTGCGTTTCAAGCTCTACACCTTCCACAGCAACACCAATCTAACAAATTGTATCATGGCCGCGTCAATATAAAACAATGTCTTACAAAATCATTACGCACCTTGTTCTGTAAGTCGTCCCAGAAGTTGGGCCAAGTCTTCTCAACGCAACGCTTTTCCTCGATGATGGTCTTGTCAATGATACAAGACAACACTGCAAATGCCATGGCCACGCGATGATCGTCATAGCAGTGGATGGAGGCACCTCGGAACAGAGAGGCTTCAGGCTTGccaaagatgatgataccGTCGTCAAATTCATCAGTCTCAACACTGAATTTAGCTAATAAATGCATTAGCATACGCGCAGAAAGTATCATGTTTCGTAAGTTACCAAGTTGATCTCTCATGGCTTGAATTCTGTTACACTCCTTAACCCTTTGGTTGGCGATACCATAAATCCTTGAAGCGGTTTCGGGTAGACCCTCAACCCTCCTCTCAGGCAGACAAGGCTTGACAGCCACAGCCGCCAACACTGATGCAGTCAAGAAAGCATCTGTCATGGGCTCCATGTCAACGTTACCGAGTGCCCTCAAAGTGCCTACAGGAGGGCCGGTGACCTTGGTGCTGGTGAGTGTCTGTTCAACAGTACAACCCATGGGTTCGAGGACCTCTTTGGCAAAGCGAGCATCACcttgaagagaagaagagccgATGTTGGATATGGTACAGGTGGTACCAGTGATGGCCGCGATGGCAAGCGGGTAGGTAGCACTAGACGCATCGGATTCGACGCTGTACTCGGGCGGATTGACGTACGTACATTTGGGAATCACGTAGATGTCAAGCAAGTTACCTTGCTCATCCTTCTGGCGCTCGACTGTGGCACCAAACTGTTCCATCATGGCGATGGTCATGTCGATGTAGGGCTGAGAGATGACCTGGCCGCCAGTAAGCTCAAGGGTGACCTGCTCAGCAGCGTAAGGTGCGCAAAGAAGGATTGAAGAAACGTATTGAGAAGATACAGATGCAGCAAGCTGGATGTGCCCTCCTCGGAAGCCGTCGGTTTCGATATCAAGGGGCAGGCATCCGGTAGACTCAAGATACTTGACCTTGGCGCCATTGGCTGTGAGAGCGTCGACCAAAGGCCCGATAGGACGCTGCTTCATACGGGCGTTGCCAGTAATGATCGTAGACCTTTCACTCGAAGCTGAGCCTGAGACCATGGCGCAAACAGTGGTGAGGAATCGACTGGCAGTGCCCGCATTACCGAGATAAAGCTCCTTGCCCTTCGCTGGAGTGCTGAGAATGCCGCCTCCGCCTTCAACAACGATGGTATCACCACCATCTTCCCAGGAGAATACAGCACCCTGAATTGATAGTTAGGACTCCAGAATGCGCAAGAATAAGAATGACCAAACCTACCTTAAGCTCCACAAGAGCGTTCATCATGACAGCGGTATCATCGGAGTGCAAAAGGTTCCTTACCCTACAGGTGCCTTTACCAAGGGCAGCAAGTACCAGGGCACGGTTAGAGATACTTTTGCTTCCAGGAGTGGCCATGGTAATGGGAGATTTGGTAGGAATGGCAGCCTTTACAGTCACAGATTCGCACAAGACTTTGCGGATGACGTCGTCGGCAACGACAGAGGCCTTCTCCTCGTAGGTCTTCCCGATCCGAGAGAGGAGAACAATTTTTTTGGCGGGGCCTGAGTTCTTCTTGTCAATCTTCATGATGTCAAGAAGACGATCAACGGAAAGCTGGCTCGAAGCAGGGAGGGCGGTAATTCGCCTGTcagagagagagatgggCAAGCCATAAGCTTGAAGACACCTGGTAAGACGTCCGACAGCCACTTGGCTAAGAACACCTAGTTGCCTGGCAACCTCGGCCTCTAGAATAATACCAACTGAGACGCACTCGCCGTGAAGCATCGCGGGAGTAAGGATAGCCTCAATGGCATGTCCGATAGTATGTCCAAAGTTAACAAGGTTTCGGAGACCAGTTTCTCGTTCATCAATGGTCACGATATGGGCCTTAACATAGATTGATCCAGAAACGACCGTAAGAAGGAGAGACTGAGCGTGAGAGCGGTCAGAGGCGAAACGACCGGCAGTAGGGGAGCCGGTCGGGCGAGTAGAGGCTGCTAAAGAAATCTCGGCAGAGCGTGACTCGAGGAGAGCGAAATCGTCATCCTTCCAGATAGCGGCAGTCTACTTTTGGTCAGAAAACCCGATACGCCTCAACTTAAATGACCCTACCTTGACTACTTCGGCCATGCCATTGGAAACTTCCCTAGTAGGAAGTGTAGTAAGGAACGCGAGGTCAACGAAGATGTAACTGGGCTGCCAGAATGCACCAATGAGGTTCTTGCCATGTGGGGTATCGATTGCGGTCTTTCCACCAACAGAAGAGTCGACCATTGCTAGAAGAGTCGTCGGGATTTGGATAAACTTGACACCTCGCATGCTATCCAAGTCAAGAATCAGCAAAACTCGTTTTGATCCAAAATACGCAACCCACAAAGTAGCGGCAACAAATCCAGCGAGGTCTCCAATGACACCGCCACCGAATGCAAGGATCACAGTATCTCTAGTGCACTTGTTATCAAGCATCCAGTCCTCGATTTCGCCCTTGACTTTTCGGCTCTTCGCGCCTTCTCCAGGGGCGACTTCGTAGACAAGGAACCTTGCCTTGTTGCCAGCTTGTGTCGCAGCCTCTTCGAAAGAGGCCTTGAGGTCATTGAGATAGATTGTGGAGAGGTTCGTATCGGTGATAAGAACGTaggtggaggaagggagagtgGTTACAACGGTTTCGAAGATAtagggaaggagatggaatCCAACGTGGATGGACTCATTCCCCAGGATGGAGATTTTGAGGACATCggcggaggatgaagacatgttgcctttctctttcgccTGGCGTGTTTTCTTCGTGCAATGAGATGATATAAGTCAGTCGATGACAAGAGTTCTCTTTTTTGGTGGGCTGGTTTCTTTTGAAGAGGTTTCCGACTCAAACCGGAGATGCCGCCTATCTCCGCGTTTCTGTCAGATCAGTGCCTAAATACGTATAGTAGGCCGCTGAGACGCGTTCCCGCGTTTTGGTCGCATCATAATCTAATCAAAAGTTGAAAACTTCCATCGCTTGTCGTTCGTCGTTATCTTACAAATCGACCTCCCATTGCGCTTGTTGACGATTATCAAAAATTTAACCCAACATCATCGTGTAATCCGCCATGCCCTACCTCAGTGTCTTTGTAACCTCTCCCGATACGCACTCGGAGCGCAGATTTGATTCGGATCTCACTGTCCAACAGCTCAAGGTAAAGGCTCATCTGCTCTTCCACATCCCCGGAGTTGCGGCCACTCACTTTTAATAGGATAAGCTCACCCCGATAACCGGTATTTCACCTCAGTATCAAGTAATAAAAATCTGTCGATCGGCCGATCAGGTTTCTGGTCCTCCTTTGGCAGTGCTTGATGATGACTCCCGGACATTGGCAAGCTACGGTCTGGAAGAATGGAATTGTCTTAAAGTATACTTTCCTTTTCTACAGCCACTGGAAATTAACCTAACCctttccttgacaacaGGTAGACAATATCGATCCTAACTACCACCCTGGAGAATTTACCGACGAATCCGGTCTCGAGCGTTTTGAGCTCAGCCCTGAAGAATACGCTGCTCGTTCAGATACTGTACTTGCTCATCTGAGAGCCAACAAGCTAGGACGTTTTGCTGATACTCCAATCGGCCTCgacctccctcctcctcctgccCCAACAACCGTGGACCCAACTATTGTTCCAGGAAAGAGATGTGAGGTGTCGCATGGACAGGATGGGATGGCAAAAAGAGGCACAGTGAGGTTTGCGGGGGAAGCAAACATCGGAAAGGGTGGAGCATGGGTTGGTATAGAGCTTGACGAGCCtttgggaaaaggagatggagagtgAGTAACAGGGGAAGGTTCTCAAGCTCTGAAATCACGCTTACTGTTGTCAGAGTTGAGGGCACGAGATACTTCTCATGCTTACCGAAGCACGCTGTTTTTGTCAGACCAGCAAAAGTCACAGTAGGGGACTTCCCGGAAGAGGACATCTTCTCCGACGACGAAATATAGTCCATACATAGATCCAAGCTATATATACAGCGCACATAAAATTCGGCCTCTGCATACATTTGGTAAAGTGAAGTGTTATTTATCCGCTTAACTATTCACATTTCTTCAACCAAAACTAGCCGATTCTCATGCTCAATTGTCTTCCCACTCAGATCCCTCAAAATCATCTAATTCCGAACGAATCATCCtgttttttcttttctcgGCAGACGCTCTCTTGGCTCTCGACTTTGAGCTCCCAACTTTACCTTCTGAGGAGGAGCTAATAGTTCCTTCGGCGGGATGTACAGTTGAACCAGAAGACGAAGCAGAAATATGTTGCTCATTGATCATTACTCCAAAGAGCAAACCCTGATTTCAAAACTGGCAGGATGCGCTTGTCCATGTCAGTAAGAGGAAAACTTCCACAGCAAGCCCCTGCTCACATTGTGGTAGAGATCGTGTAGCTCAGTTCCGGTGacctccatcttctttttgccCCATACTTGTTTTTCATCCTGGTTCAGTCTTTGACTGAGAGTATACCAGTCACAGGTCTTAGAGCTTTGAAACTTGGCCAGAGCTATCTGAAGTACAAGATCTTTATTCAAATGGAGTGACGCGTCGCGTTTAAGAGATGATGGGAGCAGCGACGTATCCtcggatgatgaagaaggctgcCTGGGCTTCCTTGCCTTGGTCTGTAATTTTGGTTTGTGTAGCGAAGACTCAGCCTTGCGGTTAATGGTTTTCGGCATTTGAAGTTGAGACTCTTAAGGGAACTCAAAAATGGTTGAAAAcaaaaggggaagatggaaggGATAGATTCTTTACGACAAAtaaaggaaggaaagaagaaagaagctgAAGGAGAGCTGGTAGCATCGTGCATGGTGGATCAGTGCGCGGAAGGGAGAGTTCACAAAGGACCCATTGATTCCTGTTTATCTTTGTATGGAATTACTGAGAATCAAGTTATCATCGCTCTCTCATTCCGTCCTTTCTCCACCCCATTGGCACTTGCTCCATTTTCCCTCAGCTCGCATCGGACACTTCGCGAACTCTCGTTTCTTGGAATTTGCGACCATATGATCGCGAAACAAAAGAGCTTTTACAACACGCAGACGTCTTAGATCGACTAGGTGAATATGATTATAATTATATCCTACATAAGAGGATGAACATAGCCAATGGACATGTCAATTCTGCACAACCATCACATCAGCTAGTCCCTCAATTTCCACACAAGGACAACACCCAAATCACTTTCATCGACTATCGCGTCAACATTAAGCATCACGATGATGACCCCTTCCGATTCTGACCTCTACACCATCCAGCCCATCGACAAATGGGGctctcccttttcccatGTAAACCAACACATTCCATCCATACCTCCTTACATTGCCCCTGGACAAGTCCCACAAGAACATGAGGTGGACAAACTTGCTTCTGTAAATCAGGACTGTGCTAGACAGCACTATGCATCAGTGACAGACTTGTTAGTCTATTAAAGTCGCTTTCGTGACGTCTTTCCTGATTATCCTCTTTGCATCGGTGGGCTGAAAGTCCCTGCTTAAACGCTTACTTCGCTCATTTTTTCATCGAGAAGCTTGAACTCTTACCTTTGTTGATACTGACCTTATGGTGACACATTTACATACCAATGCCAGCCTTGACTCGAACGGACGCCATCAATCCTTTTATTTTTCaaaggggaaaggaggagggaagggatTGTATCAAAAGGCACCAAATGCTTAGTCTATAAGCGTCAACTGACAGGAGAACAAGTCCAAGGATAACCAATCAGCCAGATATCAAACATATCAAATTTTGACTAACATTAAAGATGGCAAGCTAAGAAGATGAGACCCCGCGGTGGAGACACACACATGACGTCATTAGCGAGTTCCCAATAATCCCATAGTTCCTACATCTTATTAACTCATCCGATCTACCGATATAGTTGTACTTGTAGTCAGAGCTATTTGCtatcctccctcttcttctcatcaagATATTACTACAACGAATTAAGGAAATAAAGACATTGTAGCATCAGCGTTGCGCTTATCACATTTCCACTAGCAGAACCGGTAGAGTCCTTCCGACAAGAGTATAAACAAGCAAGATGTCTGCCCCCGAAACCACTAGccctgctgctgctgctgctgcccCATCGACGGCCAGGTCTGAGATTCCAACTACATCCATGCCTCCAAAGCCTGTCACTCCAGCAGAAAACCTGACAGAGCCACCTGCGCGGGCTCTTGACGCCATCACAGAACCCACCATCCTGGACAGGGCAAGAGATGTAGCCAAGCCTGTAAGTCTTGAAATCATTTCATCTCCTCAATTTGAAAGACTGGCTCAAGCTGAAACTAGAAAGCAGTACCTTGACAAGGCTGAACCATATGTACAAAAAGTACAAGATGCAACCAAGCCCTACGCTGATAAGGTGACTGCTAAATTGGAGCAACTTGTTGACAAGATTGAGGTTAGTTTCCTGAATGATGAGAATTTTGGTAACACGTGATAATGACATCTTTGTCAGGGGAATGACCCTTCGACGGGCGCTGTACCCACGTCTGCAGGAACCCTCGACGATTCTGTGAATAACATGAAGGCCACAACTGTTGGCACAGCGGAGAGGGCTGCTGCTGTGGCTGAGGACACTGGCGAAAAGGCGAAGGGTTTCTTTGAACAAGGCTTTAACGCCGTACAGGTGGGTCCTTATAGGAGAGAGAGTAATCTCCGGTGACAAGAAGCTGAAGATTGGATCCTAGAGTACCTTTAGTCAACTCACCAATACCATCGAACAGAAGACAACTACTGACGCTCATCCCGGCATTATTACTCAAATGAATAACGCCGTGCACAAGGGTCTTGATAAGGTTGAAGAACTTTTGAATGAGGTTAGTACCATACTTAGAATGTTATTCCTCGTTGCATGTCGATTTTGTACTGACTAGTTTGAGGTGCAGGCTGCTGTTCCGACTGTGCCTCCAAGTACTTCTGCCGCTGCCATAGGCACAGATAACAATACAAACACCAATCATCCGGTCCAGACCACTACCAACACAGTACCGCACATCCCTATTGTTCCATAGATCGATCGATTGTTATGTGCATATTACAGCCATTGTTACTCCCTGAGTGTCTTAGTCGGCAGAGGAGCATGAAACTCCTGTCGACGTCGGAGATGTGTATGTGTTTTTTTAGTTATCTTTTTTCTAATGTAGCTGGCAGATGTGACGATAGTCTTTTCATGTATATCCGTTGGCATTTAAGTAAGGGTGAATGCATAGTCGGAAAATGAGGGATATCTACAGTGCATACTCGAGAGACGACGTCGTACAAGTAACCTTCCTGCACGAAACGCGGGCCGATCACTGATTAAAGTGATGTTAGGAGCGGCGGGAATACGCGGCGTTATGGAGGCTGGCGTTTAGGGTGCCACACCCTCTTACGGCCCAGTCGCCCAGTGACCCTTGTTGTAAGTCCTTCCTCCAGCGCGCTCTCACTCGCCCTCCATAcaaatctcctcccttAGTGCACGTATATCCTTACATCCAACTCCCAGCCTACTTGCGCATCTCCGCAGCCGACCTCGCCACCCGTACGGCCAGTTCTGCGCATTCATCTTCGGCACAGCCCCAGACCCACTAAGCGTGAGTTCTCTTCTCCTGGGGTTGGAGTCAGCGCCCGTGATGCTGCCAGTTTTATGTGTCCTCAACCCCAGAGCTAACACCATCCACTGTATCCTTGGCGGCTATCCCAACTCTCCCGACCATTTCCACCCCTGTCTGTCTTATTTTACCAAATAACTCCACAATACCCCTCACCTTCGACTTCGACGTCATCCCTTACTTTTACTCAACCTCAATCCACTTCCATCTCATCAAcgtctccttcatctcaaGTCTCCCATTCCTTGAAACGTCGACTCAATCACCGCCCAGTCTTAGCACCACCACAAAGAATTCAGCTAAATTATTTGTTGGAGGTGAGTCATCTTATCTTGGTGGGTCCTAGGCGGTGTCGGAATTGAGAGAGTCGGAGGGGACCCTGAATTTGTTAGGCGGGGAAGTTTGTGAATAGGAGGGTATTTATTGGGTGATTGGAGGAGTTTGGAGGTTGGATGTACGAATGGGACCGGCAGAACGCGCATGTCGTATTCTCAGTAATGTGGCGCTAATACCGAGAATGACTATTTCAGCTACCACTGCTATAATCAATCGGCTTGGCCATAGTCACTCGATTCTCCATCTACCACCTATAACTTACTTCCAATAAAATGGGAGAACAGCCTGAAATTGATCTTGACTCAGTCATCGACCGACTGTTAGAAGGTGGGTACCTTGGCCCAACAGTAAAATTTTGAAGCTGACGATATATTTGAAAATTTAGTGCGAGGGAACAGGCCAGGCAAGGCAGTGCAGTTGGCAGAATACGAAATCAAATACCTTTGCACCAAAGCCCGTGAAATTTTCATCAGTCAGCCGATCCTCCTTGAACTCGAAGCGCCCATCAAAATCTGTGGTATGTTTGAAATACCAAGATAGGGTTAGAACTATGCTTATGATTATTAACTGAAGGTGACATCCATGGACAATATTACGACTTGTTGCGTCTATTTGAGTATGGTGGTTTCCCCCCCGAAGCCAATTACCTTTTCCTTGGTGATTATGTCGATCGAGGCAAGCAGTCTCTTGAGACTATCTGCCTGCTGTTGGCGTATAAAATCAAGTACCCTGAAAACTTTTTCATCCTGAGAGGAAACCATGAGTGCGCTAGTATTAATAGAATCTATGGATTCTATGATGAGTGTGCGTAGCTCTTGATTG
Encoded proteins:
- a CDS encoding pentafunctional AROM polypeptide — its product is MSSSSADVLKISILGNESIHVGFHLLPYIFETVVTTLPSSTYVLITDTNLSTIYLNDLKASFEEAATQAGNKARFLVYEVAPGEGAKSRKVKGEIEDWMLDNKCTRDTVILAFGGGVIGDLAGFVAATFMRGVKFIQIPTTLLAMVDSSVGGKTAIDTPHGKNLIGAFWQPSYIFVDLAFLTTLPTREVSNGMAEVVKTAAIWKDDDFALLESRSAEISLAASTRPTGSPTAGRFASDRSHAQSLLLTVVSGSIYVKAHIVTIDERETGLRNLVNFGHTIGHAIEAILTPAMLHGECVSVGIILEAEVARQLGVLSQVAVGRLTRCLQAYGLPISLSDRRITALPASSQLSVDRLLDIMKIDKKNSGPAKKIVLLSRIGKTYEEKASVVADDVIRKVLCESVTVKAAIPTKSPITMATPGSKSISNRALVLAALGKGTCRVRNLLHSDDTAVMMNALVELKGAVFSWEDGGDTIVVEGGGGILSTPAKGKELYLGNAGTASRFLTTVCAMVSGSASSERSTIITGNARMKQRPIGPLVDALTANGAKVKYLESTGCLPLDIETDGFRGGHIQLAASVSSQYVSSILLCAPYAAEQVTLELTGGQVISQPYIDMTIAMMEQFGATVERQKDEQGNLLDIYVIPKCTYVNPPEYSVESDASSATYPLAIAAITGTTCTISNIGSSSLQGDARFAKEVLEPMGCTVEQTLTSTKVTGPPVGTLRALGNVDMEPMTDAFLTASVLAAVAVKPCLPERRVEGLPETASRIYGIANQRVKECNRIQAMRDQLAKFSVETDEFDDGIIIFGKPEASLFRGASIHCYDDHRVAMAFAVLSCIIDKTIIEEKRCVEKTWPNFWDDLQNKIGVAVEGVELETHNQASTSAKHTAAIDQSQSDGPIFLIGMRGAGKTYVGRMAADILSGQFTDADDVFAQETRQSVSEFVAANGWDEFRKKETEILSKFVEEHRVNHIIALGGGIVETETAREILAAHVAKGGHVVHVTRALEDIEAYLDSIGSTAVRPNWGETFADVFKRREPWYQACSSHEFYNVLEAVGCQSQEEHTKAMRAECGRFFKFITGRESNRPRLSVENPTSFLSLTFPDITPALVHLGELTEGADAVEFRVDLLSITGQAPTGPALPPISFVAKQLASLRLATTLPIVFSVRSKDQGGMVPSDNAEAYGALVRLGLRSACEYVDLEVCWPVQVLDSIVRLKRETHIIASWHDWTGDMAWDGEEMKAKHVLCEKYGDVAKIVGTAKSGLDNAKLALFVGEVRSRPGAKPLLAINMGAAGQLSRVLNPILTPITHAALPSRAAPGQLTAREILQARALIGFLPAKKFVLFGSPIAHSVSPLLHNTGFATLGLPHNYGLHESEKVDQDVLEVIRSPDFGGASVTIPLKLDIIPHLDSVSEDAKIIGAVNTVIPRGGKLHGENTDWQAIRQAAAQNLDAGALSDGSSTALVIGAGGTCRAAIYAMHKLRFKTIYLFNRTPGNAAKVKASFPESYNIIVVTSLPLPEAPAVVVSTVPGNSLTLDTSSEGIYFPSEVLSRPSGVAIDLAYKPHMTALLQAAEKKEGWKVVPGVEILCLQGFRQFEEWTGKRAPEKKMRKAVLDKYFA